Proteins encoded by one window of Arachis ipaensis cultivar K30076 chromosome B04, Araip1.1, whole genome shotgun sequence:
- the LOC107636188 gene encoding uncharacterized protein LOC107636188: protein MTNAYLTLSSLGSWTYPILQYLLNGTLPEDPKEEKRTKREAANYTVIAGQLYKRGFSQPLLKCVEPGNTKYILCEVHEGCCGHHIEGKTLAQKVIRAGYFWPTVIWDSM from the coding sequence ATGACTAACGCCTATCTGACACTCTCTAGCCTGGGATCATGGACATACCCTATCCTACAATATCTCCTCAACGGAACACTGCCAGAAGACCCCAAGGAGGAAAAACGGACAAAAAGGGAAGCCGCCAATTACACAGTCATCGCAGGACAACTATACAAacgcggattctcgcaacccTTGCTCAAATGCGTCGAACCCGGGAACACGAAGTACATACTCTGCGAAGTCCATGAAGGCTGTTGCGGCCACCACATCGAGGGTAAAACCCTGGCCCAAAAAGTCATCCGGGCCGGATACTTCTGGCCCACGGTTATCTGGGACTCCATGTAG